A genomic segment from Pseudoalteromonas nigrifaciens encodes:
- a CDS encoding tyrosine-type recombinase/integrase, whose translation MLVALVDTLKQLRYQIAHLEDNTLNSEYPELATFIQQVGLTVTESKQDLTFLYQFLYVYGRKSEATYSRFRSELERFYLWAWLVAEKSVFDLKREDIEGYVDFVVEPDKAWATTSVQWRYKDEQGIRRLNTNWRPFIQKESIASQQTLSAMFTALNVFYKFAILEEKTFANFVPVVKKNSPYLVVQSQIQIPDTLSDIQWEYVFGVTRDLCEQQPDLERNLFTLACLKGLYLRISELSERPQWSPVMSHFWQDNDGFWFLRIMGKGNKLRDVTLSDDFVEYLKRYRLYRGLPALPRVDESEPLVHKIRGQGGMTVRQIRRLVQQSFDLAQQSLLDDGFKDDSEQLEAATAHWLRHTGATHDAQTRPLKHLSEDLGHAKIATTDQIYIQTNIKERAKSGLKRKI comes from the coding sequence ATGCTAGTTGCTTTGGTTGATACGTTAAAACAATTGAGATATCAAATTGCTCATCTTGAAGATAATACTTTAAATTCAGAATATCCAGAACTGGCTACCTTTATACAGCAAGTTGGCTTGACTGTAACTGAATCAAAACAAGATCTTACCTTCTTATACCAGTTTTTATATGTTTATGGTCGCAAATCGGAAGCAACCTATAGTCGGTTTAGAAGTGAGCTTGAACGTTTTTATTTATGGGCATGGTTAGTGGCTGAAAAATCAGTATTTGATTTAAAGCGCGAAGATATTGAAGGTTATGTAGATTTTGTTGTTGAACCAGATAAAGCTTGGGCTACAACATCAGTACAATGGCGTTATAAAGACGAGCAAGGTATTCGTCGTTTAAATACAAATTGGCGCCCTTTCATCCAAAAAGAATCAATTGCTAGCCAACAAACATTATCGGCAATGTTTACTGCACTTAACGTATTTTATAAATTTGCTATTTTAGAAGAAAAAACCTTTGCCAATTTTGTGCCTGTAGTAAAAAAGAATAGTCCCTATTTAGTGGTTCAATCGCAAATACAGATCCCCGATACGCTAAGCGATATACAATGGGAATATGTGTTTGGGGTAACGCGCGACTTATGTGAGCAACAACCGGATCTAGAAAGAAATTTATTTACTCTGGCATGTTTAAAAGGATTATATTTACGGATCTCCGAATTGTCAGAGCGGCCACAATGGTCGCCCGTTATGTCGCATTTTTGGCAAGACAACGATGGCTTTTGGTTTTTGCGTATTATGGGTAAAGGTAATAAATTACGAGATGTAACTCTAAGCGATGATTTTGTTGAATATTTAAAACGCTACCGACTTTATCGTGGTTTACCTGCCCTACCACGCGTTGATGAATCTGAACCTTTGGTGCATAAAATCCGTGGCCAAGGTGGCATGACAGTTAGGCAAATACGACGTTTGGTACAACAAAGTTTTGATTTAGCTCAGCAATCTTTACTTGATGATGGTTTTAAAGATGACTCTGAACAACTTGAAGCAGCAACCGCACATTGGCTTAGACATACAGGTGCAACACACGATGCGCAAACACGACCACTCAAACATTTATCTGAAGATTTAGGACACGCAAAAATAGCAACTACAGACCAAATTTATATTCAAACAAATATAAAAGAACGTGCAAAATCTGGTTTAAAAAGGAAAATATAA
- a CDS encoding YSC84-related protein, with translation MKRFILLSMVVFTLALTGCATTGSASPSEKRALVHSMESNTLSKLYTIKPDVKKQIANSAGYAVFDNANVNVVLASFGGGYGVIKNNLTGKSTYMNMGEAGLGLGLGVKDFNVVMVFHNQAALNRFIEHGWAFGGNADAAAKYKEKGGALVAEAIADQVTVYSLTESGLALQAVLKGTKFWVDSELN, from the coding sequence ATGAAAAGATTTATTTTGCTAAGTATGGTCGTATTTACACTTGCGCTCACAGGTTGTGCAACAACAGGCAGCGCCTCACCAAGCGAAAAACGTGCATTAGTGCATAGCATGGAATCAAATACATTAAGTAAACTTTACACGATAAAACCAGATGTTAAAAAGCAAATTGCTAACTCTGCAGGTTATGCTGTTTTTGATAATGCCAACGTCAATGTTGTTTTAGCTAGTTTTGGTGGTGGTTATGGTGTTATTAAAAATAACCTAACGGGTAAATCTACATACATGAATATGGGCGAAGCCGGTTTAGGCCTAGGTTTAGGTGTTAAAGACTTTAACGTTGTTATGGTTTTTCATAACCAAGCGGCACTAAACAGATTTATTGAACACGGTTGGGCATTTGGCGGAAACGCAGATGCAGCAGCTAAATATAAAGAAAAAGGCGGTGCATTAGTTGCCGAAGCAATAGCAGACCAAGTTACTGTGTATTCTTTGACCGAAAGCGGCCTTGCACTACAAGCAGTATTAAAAGGTACTAAGTTTTGGGTCGACTCCGAGCTTAATTAA
- a CDS encoding cation:proton antiporter produces MEYLVITFIGSLFLIYSLTIRQLERTEITGPMFFVIGGIALACFIPEEVEQLKNGGAYILPLIELTLSLFLFTDATKTKLSVLKHSYQYPSLLLFVALPLTLLLGIGTALFLFAELTLIQAALLAIILTPTDAALSKGLLESTQVPENIREGINTESGLNDGLCVPVFLIFLLLANNPELGITASQTMIIFTRELGIALLIAIASVAIFIPTLNFAMQRHYFAQKTSPFLLVGFAMAIFSITQYFHSSGFIAVFVAGLLFDRFSPESIRCEIVEDSEHIADFAALLIWCLFGFVSAYLVLPKLSFEIIIYALLSATLIRIIPVMLSLQFTALNIKERFTFAWFGPRGLASIVFTLMVIDTQIENKYQIATIAMTTILFSVFIHGITTKPIADSFARK; encoded by the coding sequence ATGGAATATTTAGTTATTACTTTTATTGGCAGTTTGTTTTTAATTTATTCATTAACAATCCGGCAATTAGAAAGAACCGAAATCACTGGCCCAATGTTTTTTGTGATTGGAGGAATAGCACTTGCCTGTTTTATACCTGAGGAAGTTGAACAATTAAAAAATGGTGGAGCTTATATATTACCTTTAATTGAATTAACTTTAAGTTTGTTTTTATTTACCGACGCTACAAAAACAAAACTAAGCGTTTTAAAACATAGTTATCAGTACCCAAGTTTATTATTATTTGTTGCCCTACCCCTTACCTTGTTGTTAGGTATTGGTACTGCATTATTTTTATTTGCAGAGTTAACACTTATTCAAGCTGCATTATTAGCAATTATTTTAACACCAACCGATGCAGCACTCAGTAAAGGACTATTAGAAAGTACACAAGTGCCCGAAAATATCCGCGAAGGAATAAATACTGAAAGTGGTTTAAATGATGGTTTATGTGTACCTGTATTTTTAATTTTTTTGTTATTAGCTAATAACCCCGAGCTTGGGATCACAGCTTCACAAACTATGATTATTTTTACTCGGGAACTTGGTATAGCGCTATTAATTGCAATTGCGAGTGTTGCGATATTTATTCCTACTTTAAACTTTGCTATGCAACGCCATTATTTTGCACAAAAAACCAGTCCTTTTTTGCTGGTAGGTTTTGCAATGGCGATATTTTCTATTACACAGTATTTTCATAGTAGTGGTTTTATTGCCGTGTTTGTAGCAGGTTTATTGTTTGACCGGTTTTCTCCAGAATCGATACGTTGTGAAATTGTTGAAGACTCAGAGCACATAGCCGATTTTGCTGCATTATTAATTTGGTGTTTATTTGGTTTTGTAAGTGCCTATTTGGTTTTACCAAAACTCAGTTTTGAAATAATCATTTATGCTTTACTTAGTGCAACTTTGATCAGAATAATTCCGGTTATGTTGTCACTGCAATTTACTGCACTGAATATAAAAGAGCGATTTACTTTTGCTTGGTTTGGACCAAGAGGACTCGCATCGATAGTATTTACGTTAATGGTAATTGATACTCAAATAGAAAATAAATATCAGATTGCAACTATTGCTATGACCACTATTTTATTTAGTGTATTTATTCATGGTATAACTACTAAGCCAATTGCAGATAGTTTTGCTAGAAAGTAA